In Brassica napus cultivar Da-Ae chromosome A3, Da-Ae, whole genome shotgun sequence, the sequence tgtttttaatatgtaaatGATTACTACTGGTCTATGCCAGTTTGACAACTCTTGTAAGTATGTTATAGTGGTCCATCTTAATTATTTCCAAGTCTTATCTTTTCGATCATTTCATATCTCATTTATTTTACTTATGAATAAGCTAAGACTGGAATCCAACCAAGGAAGTTAGCTTTATCTCGTTTCTGATGTTCCATAGCTCATACACAATGTGCAGTCACTGACCCTGAAAATGCTGGAAGAGTCCAGGCAAACAAGAGATCAGAACTGGATGGTAAAGAGCTAGCCCTGGGCACACAACATCCTCTTGAGTACCAAGACCCGCATCCACTAAAGTCCATTGCCAGTGTATATCCCTGAATGCGCAACCCTGCCTTGTATGATTTCACAAACGAGAGTATACTCCTGTCAAGTTGGTGATCATGATCTGAATACATGGGAAGCTCGTCTTCTGTTTAGTTTTAATGCTATGCTCCATAAAACGAAGGCCTGACGTAACAGCAGACAGATAACACGGAGGACGCTATATCACTAATCCTCAAAGGGACATTATTATCAAAAATCTCAGGTCTATACTCTCAGCTCTCTTGCCATGAGTGAGTATCTGCATAGTAGCCAGAGGTCTTGCACCAATCTCTTGAATCATATACCAGTGGCTGGATAAGATCAAGACCAGATCTAAGGAGGGCTCCATCGCTAGGCCCATTATTTATCTGCCTACGTACAATGCAAAtctcaaaaataaatgaaacaacACTTTGGTGGGCTGTCTTGACCATTATTTAGACGACGCTCTTGCATCCCCTTAGCATCATCATCAGTTTCATTTTCTTCATCATTGAGTCAATTATATTGTATCTACTCTCTCCTCTTTGCTTTCGATGTGAGAGAGGGTATTATAAGAGAATCGAGAAGGTGTGTGCTACGTCTCAATTCTTAATTGTTCAATCAATAGTTAGGGTGTTGcacttaaattttataaaatagaagcCTAATATTAAACCTCTGCTTTGTAGATAATAAAAGGGAGTAAGCAAATAACATGTTCTACACATGATTGTTCAAAACTTGAAtgtaaaaaacacaaaacataaacgGTTCAAGAAACTAGAAAGCAACCACCAGAGATTAGAAGATAGAGCAAGACAAAGACTACTTAGATCTCTGTCTCATCTTTCTGCGCTTCCTCTTCAATCTCCTCATGCGCTTCTTCTTCCACTACACGACCAAACACACAACAATGTCATAAACCTAACCAGTTTGTTTCCGTTTAAATCTAGACAAGAAAATGACAGAATCAAGAACTGTAACTTGAGATCTAAGCTTCTGATGTATCATCAATCCTAACGAAACTATATATGCAATGAGGTATATTTGTTCTCTATAAGTAAGAGATTCAATGCATAAGAATACAGAGGAAGTTTTCGTACCTTGGCTCTCATCGTGAAATCGCCGAGCTCGGATGTTCAGCTGAGTTTCACTCGTCTCTCTACTATATATAGCTAGGGTTTCTACTTCCCCTAGCTTAAAATTGGACAAGGCCCTAATATTTTAAACGGGCCTAAGAAGGCCCATGTAAGGATGTGTAATTAATAAGCAGGTAATTAGAGGAATAAATGGTAGAGAAGATTTAACAAGAATGATGCCAACTTAGAGTCTGCAACTTTAATGAATGCAAACCAATGCTATAGGCTGTGTCAAGTGGATGGCGACTGGAAAGATCTAGATATCTTCTCAGGACAGGGTTGGTATTGTAgtgaaaaaaatatgaagaacCAATGATGGGAACAATGAAGAGccgaaaaaaatattgttttacatataaaatgtgAGATTTTGATTTGGGCAATAGAGTATATAAAAGTTGTTCAACGCCTCGATGAAGTGTTAGAGATTGTTCTGACTGGGTGCAAATAGTGTCTATGCCTCTAGAGGGACTTGCATTCTCGACACACTTGGGACGCATTTCATCACTATAATGAGTTTTCCCTACTTTCAGTTATTGACATAATTAACCGACATTAATACacataaactataaaattagcACGAAGTGCTCGTAACCTTCCATCAACCATGATTCATGTCGACTAAACAAGTCTTTTTAGTTTCTTGTTGTTAATTTAGATTGTGTCGACAAGAAATGGTAGAGGAGATGAAAAACAAGACAAGAAAGTATGTAAGATGTACAGCTAGAGATatgagaagaagacaaaagacatAACAAAGTGTTGCTGCTTCTTACACATCGACACATAGTTCCGATTTTGACTTTAACAGTAATACATCTTCATTCCCATTGCAATCACTTGTACATTTTTGTCGCttatttcttctttgtttttgtatttttgctGCTTCCCATTCCTCACACTGTGCAATTTAGTTAAAGCAATAAATGGTTACTATTTGATGTGGCAATTAGTTCACTGTAGCGACAGCTAAGAACCCAGCTCAAGCTGCCCTCTCGTTTTTCTGCAGCCAATATATGTGTCCCCTTGTTTCATTCATATTCACTAAATGCcaacgtgtatatatataaagatatagattttccatgcttttttttttgtcaactgaagTTTTATTAACCAAAAGTCTATACAAACCAGACCCAACAAGACccaaagaaaacaacaacaGAAAAATAACATAAAGGCCCAAGAAGGGCAAACCAAGATAGAAAGAAAGAGATGAACCGCTCACGATCCACGCGTCAAGACTCGAACAGTCGGAAACACGTGTTGCTTTACGGAGAACCCATCATCAATCTTCACCGACGGAGAGGTCTCTCGACTGAACTCCGACAAGCCGCCGGAAGTCAATCAAACTGATGGAAGAACCACTCAATAGAGCAGCCAACCCAAAAGGACCAATCTTCAACGCCATAACACGGAACCTCACCTACGAGAGTAGAAACAACCACAACCAATTGATCTCCAAGATCCCATTATCctgcttttaaaaaaaacagtcatttttaatgataagaagaagcttgaagatGATTAAACCCTAAACGGGGAGGATGAAGCAACGGGATCCAAGATCAAAAGAGGGATGAGACTTTAGAAAAACTAATAGAGGCGAGGACAAAAAGAACATAAAAACTCCGGAAAAGACCGGAGAAGAAGCCGGCCGACGTCACCGAGGAACAAGTCAACGTCGCCAGAGTCAAAAGCCGGACGAAAATCTCCGAGGATATGGAACTTCGCCGGAGTCGGATGCCGGTCGGATGAATCGAAACCGGAGAACAAAAAAGACTatctctctcactctcaaaAAGATCTTTAACCCTTCTGAAAGATTTTTAATTGGTAAAAAGGGAAGAGAGTTCGAGAGAGatttctctctctgtttcatcgATATCTAATTTGTAAATAGATTTTCCATGCTCATAACAGAATTAATCGTATATAATCTTCTTTCCGTTTTTCTAGTACTTTACATTTGAGAGAAACATTTTCCAAGTTAAAAAAGATTTTCAATGTAaggtttaataatatttatattatacgaCTTTTATATCATGTAGTCATGTAGATATTTTCATTAGTTGAATTATGGTTAGTTAGACAATCAATgatagttttgttttgttttgaaaatataaaatataaatattatttaattataacttttttatttatgtgtacaATCCTTTTTTTTGTACAATCCATTGTCTAATAAAAAAAGGATGTAGTATGGGTCAAACGAGAGGGGCTACAACCAAACTGATTTAATGCCGTGAAGTTTATTACTACTCTTTTGTATTTGATATATCCATCATATAGTTTGTCAATTGTTGCCGAATTTGGATAAGGACGTGCATTGTCCAAGTTCATAGAGTGGGTAGTGTCTCCGGCcatatcataaatttttttttttttgataactctggtatctgggcagccacattcccaactatcccctcgaaaggggtccagcgccccaacggaagggatgttaaatccgttgtggccaagactcgaacccgggtggcgggcagtacagctgtacctcctttaccaccaagctaCGAGCGCTTGGTTTAAACTGTTTTGGGTAAACTTTTTATAGTGACTAGACCCCACCGCAAGCGGTGCCCCAAATCCAGGAAAATCCCTTAGGATTTTTTTGGAGAGTCATAGTACCACCGCGCCGACAGAGAGTCGAACCTGCGACCTCTGGCAGTCGTCTGTGAGAAGGGAGACCACTAGGATACAAGCCCTTCTCAAAACTGTTTTGGGTAAACATTTTATAGTGACTAGACTCCACCGCAAGCGGTGCCCCAAATCCAGGAAAATCCCTTAGGATTTTTTTGGAGAGTCATAGTACCACCGCGCCGACAGAGAGTCGAACCTGCGACCTCTGGCAGTCGTCTGTGAGAAGGGAGACCACTAGGATACAAGCCCTTCTCATCCATATCATAAATTCGTAACgtatataatttaaatcaatCTCACAGGACCAGTAAGATGTAGATTAGCTAGGTTTATAGGGTCTTATACTGGACtattaattttggattttggtATTTACTTTTCTATGAAAAGTGAAAACTATAACATGTTAAGTCTATTCGACATACTAAACTCGGTATCTTTTCCTAACTAATACCTCCTTTCATGTCGCCCTTCTTTATTTAGGAGTTAGGCCACTTGTCGTGACACTATGTCCCAATATATCATGCAGAGACATCCGTAATAATAGatagaaaaagatatataaagagCAAAGAGACATTTGAATAAAAGCACCATGAGAATCAAACAGGAGATAGAGAATCTATCAGAGGGCGCAAGACTGCCCACCTTCACGTTCTCTCCTTCATTTCCCCTACttcattcattttttattaCCCTTCAACGTCTActatatagtattttatatgcTTTTTTGCTATCTGTCCCTTGATGCATATACATATTATAACATTTCGAAATGTAATACTGCATGCTCAATTAAgctataagatatatatatatatatataacggcaaaaaaaacatgaattcAAGTTAATGTTTAATTTACAACTCGTTGAGGCATAGATAACTAGCtactttcattattttttttgggtagTAATGCAACTCGTGAGAACATCCCTTTAATTGAGTACAACCTAGAAATAAGTGgttgaattttttatatattcagtGATTAACACTGTAGTTATACTGGACGTACGTTCCAATTTTTAGTCGAATGTGACAGCGAAAATCCAAATAATCACCAAGAGGACTATGGGTCCCCATAGATTCAAAAGTTAGTCAAGAAGACCGTAGAGAAGGTACTCTGCTTTGATATATTATGTACATGCATATGGCATATTAAACCTATAATCAAATGACATGCTCATACTATGTAAATtagtatattattttgtgtGAAAAAACCACGTTcatatatgattataaattagttttacagtgattaaaattctaatagtatatattaatcaGAATTAGCATCAATCCAGAACTCCAAGTCTAGTTCTTAATTCaagactatgtttttaaaaaattaatgtaataaaGTATTTACAGTTAGTTATGTCACATTTTGTCATAGTTTTGTTACGTGTGCAACGGTGGGAAGTTTGATTGTTGTGTACATCGTTTTTTCTAATGAATTTAAGACGTTTCTATTAATTCAGCTAACGCCGATGGATTTATTGCATACTTGTCGTTATATCACCAGCTAGTAGCAATAATTTTTTGTCGCAAAATTTATACTCCATTTACTTACCATTCAAATACTAGAGTGGTGTTTTTGTAATGGAACAATTATACGTGTTTGTAGCCCCCAATCTTTGTTCTGTGATACACGCTGATATTACTGCCACTAAACTGAGAGGTGGAGACGAACGAAATATCCAACGGATGGGATTGAAAACACCATGTTTCGAGAATGACGAACAACTTTTATTTGTGATGATGTATTTATATAGAGACAAAAAATTATTGGAACCAGTCTTTATTTACTCGAACAAAATGCAGCTACTGACATGTTTCTTCACGCTTTGACCATTCTTGGTTATAAACAAGTTATATTATTTCTAATTAAGGGTATCTACTATATCTCCAATAGtttatctcattttcttctttcgAAATGAAAGTAAACTTAAAAtgaatttgtattttgtttcaatggtttttttttcatttttcctttcaaaaagatttgttaaatatattatattagtaCTACTTATTATTAATAccaaaatgtttattattttttataaaacttactAATTTTacctaaataaaaatttatttgaactAAATCTtcattatatacatataattttagctttaaaaagatataataatttacataaataaCTGTATTAGTAAAGtattaataaatgtaaaagtataaaaaacataaatattaaatatttttagtaaaacaaattataaaaaaattcaaggactaatttatagatataaaagtttaacacTAAAATGAGtttatgaatattattttttcaaatttcaaagaaTAGTATTCATAAACTCATCTTCCCTCAAAATAGTGTATCTctggaattttttttcttgtttttgatattttcatcAAAACGAGGAACCGTTAGAAATGATCTAAATATGATATTCATGGCTTGAAGTTATATTTTGAGGCGACCAGCGTCCTTATACTTTAAAATCtacactagattttgacccgcgcttaaaaGCGCGGGTTATTTTTcagttgataaaaatatatgatatgaattagtattttagttttattatacattattatgttacaaaattattattatgtattGATTAGACTCAGTGCGtctgttattttataataaattattttcaattagATGAGAACAATACTTTTATATTAAGTTTGGACCCGTCGTCGAACCAGTAAACACGATGACTTGTACATAAGCTGgtttagggctgggcaaataaaccgaacccgaaaatcagaaccgaacccgatccgataaaaaagaatctgaaccgatccgaactcgacgtaaataccgaatggatcctgttttttggtatattgggttatgggtattatccgaaccgaacccggacctaaatggatatccgatagaacccgaaacatttatAATCACAAAAAAACTTCTACTaaatatgatcttaattcttaatatgtatccaaaatactttaagatattattgaacttctaaaaaaattatctattacatgaaagTTGATGGTGGAATATGGCAGTTGAAgcctaaagttttttttattttggttttgttttcattgaataatgtttctcatttcatgagaacttagtttttgttttatgatttcatttatcaggttttctttctatcactaactatgtttatctttcgtttgattttgaataattacgtttaatgttttttcttatttttgaatcgattttacttatgtttttggctgttaaaatatgtacaaataatgtattttaaatccgaagaaccgatttcatttatgttttagttacaaaataggtacaaatcatatatttttaaaccgaagaaccgattgagacccgaacccgaaagtacaatgggttataccggttctttgaaaatttactaactccgacccgaacccgatataacccgaaccgatcccgaaccgaaattttatataacccgaatggggttgattttgataaacccgaaaaaccaaaacccgaatggataaaaccgaaacccgattgggaccccgaatgcccatgcctaagCTGGTTTAGATTTAATGAAAACTCGTTAATTTAAAGCATGCAAACTTCGAAAAAACATGCAATCAAGTGTGACCCGGCATTTGGTTTATATGGtaggaaaaaaataatcttcaataatattttaagagatGAATGAAACttctaatatattaatgtaataaaaaataatttaacgtaaatatatataattttgtttaatcaAATGATTTgctaaagtgttttttttattaaatttgattttgtaaatatttagaattatatAATGTTAGATGACATGATATAATATGTTGTATGATATAtgctttcattttaataattgatatctaaatattatatatccatCTTTGAGCATAATATATGATGTATATAACGTTATTGAATAACAACAATAACATTGGatgataataagaaaaataattagagAAGTGTATCataaaaaatgagaaataataataggatttatttaaattatttatagttattGTAGTTAATGGTaggataaaaaataaagagttttatatagatgttataaatttttttataaatatttttaaaaatattttcttttaataatataaattttcaattgcatctataatatattcttatcaaaaatcattataacaatatatttagaatatatatatttagaatatgttattaaactaaattagagaaatataaggtaatTGATTATTgcatagttagagaaatataaggtaatTGACTATTGCAtggttagagaaatataaggtgagaccaaaaaaaatagttaagtttaATTAAAGGGTCCAATAACttttcataggtagattttttaaaactccttcacttttaatagtatagatgtctAGTCTATAAcaatctatatatttatcatggtTTACAAATGATATATGCATTCTTCATGTATTTTATCGGGTATTCCAGCCAgtcctaaaaaaaatattgttggatctgattttttctttcttatataAATGTGGTTTTGTTTCAAggaaaaaatcaataaaaatagtttagcacATTATCAGGTCTCGCATACCATTTGACCACCTTAATTAATGTATGCAATAATATACGCATTGGAGATCAAATATGTAGCAATACCTGATCTGGACCAAACACATGACCAACCACAGTTAAAGCTGTCTCTTCACTCAAATTATTACACTAAGTTGACACTGACTATAAAATAATACCTAAACGGGTGCAGTAGATGAAGTAAGCCGATACGGAGAAGATTTGCATTTTGGATTGTCTCTAACATGCAGAATCATTAACCTTTTTTTATAGGGAGGTTAagataaaattaacaaaagcTGTCGCTCCCCTGAAGTGTAAATACAAGTATGATACTAAATTACTAATAAAGTACAATGGTACGTCGATAACGAGccaaaacatttttatattatctaAACATGTGGTTTAATATCTTCGAATATAAACCCTCTGAACATGGGAAGCACTTCTTACTCTTGCTACAGTATTTTAATGACTGTCTTGTTTTCTCCAGTTTCGAACAACTCGCTCCATGCAGAACCACAATAGAAAATCATATATTTCtctttatttacattttgaacCCAAATCTAACCTCATCTGATGAAACCACCCCCACTAAAACGAAGCTCTTTGCTACTAAAGCCGGTACAAGTACAAGTTGAATCCGGTTTAGCTAGTCGGTTCAAGTCTTGGTACGGTTCTTGGTAATGTTGTTCCCAGACGAAGAAGTGAAAAGCTGGCCAAAGGAGAGACCTGGTATCGAACCACCACCACGGAGGGAAGAGACAGGAACATTAAGAACAGGAGTGATTCTCACATTAGCAGATTGAGATCTCGGCATCCCATGGTGATGCTTCATTCTTGGTCCGCCTGTGAAGTTACCGGGACTGCTAGAGCTTCTCTCGAGCCCATGAAACACGATCTTCCCCGAAGCATTTAGTCTCGGACTATCCGCCGTCACCGTTAACACCCTCTCCGTCGTTTTATCAGACGGTGAATGACGTCGTAGCTTCCTAAGATGGTGGTGGTGGGCACGTGACTGAGCAAACGGGTTTGGAGCGTTGTTTGGTTTGTTGTCGTGGTCTAGAGAGAGCCTAGGAGCGTCGTCGAGGTCGTGGCCGGAGGAAGAGGATGAGGAGAGGGAGAGACGTGAAGAGGAGATGGACGTTGACGTCTCCGAGATGTCCGAGTCCTTAGAAGATTTGAAGCTTCGGTTGAGTAAATACCTAAACGACGCCGTTTTGGGGTTTGGAGTAGAAGAAGACAACCGCGACGGCGGTGAGGACGCTTCTTCTGGCGTTTTGGTGAGTTTCTTAAGGCCTAGAAGCTCACGCCATCTCATGGTGCAACGAGGAGCTCTAGGAGAGAAGGCGTAAGGATCAGCACTCTCCATCTCTAATCTTCGGCATGGTTTCGCCGCCGTGTTAATAGACGTTGTTATACGCTTCTCCCTCGAACTTACCGAGCCGGAAAACTTAAGTGGGATTAGTTTGCCGTCGGAGAAAAGCTCGTCGGCGGTTAGCATTGTCACCGGATCTTCGAGAAGAAACTCAAAGTCTAcaggatcttcgttttctgacTTAGGATCCGACGGTTGAGTTTTTTGGCTCATCACTGACATTTTGGAGGTTCTACAAGAGTAAGTCGCCGTTGATAGCTTCTTCTCCGGCGAAGTACCAACATTTCTAACGCAAACCGTCGCCATTTAcagtcgagagagagagagagagagagaaagagggagAGAGTGTTTTTAGGGTTTGCGGAGAAGTGGCAGTGACAGAGACAAGCAATATATACAACTCAGCTCAGATTCACACATACACAGCACACACGTGTCTTCATT encodes:
- the BNAA03G32540D gene encoding uncharacterized serine-rich protein C215.13; its protein translation is MATVCVRNVGTSPEKKLSTATYSCRTSKMSVMSQKTQPSDPKSENEDPVDFEFLLEDPVTMLTADELFSDGKLIPLKFSGSVSSREKRITTSINTAAKPCRRLEMESADPYAFSPRAPRCTMRWRELLGLKKLTKTPEEASSPPSRLSSSTPNPKTASFRYLLNRSFKSSKDSDISETSTSISSSRLSLSSSSSSGHDLDDAPRLSLDHDNKPNNAPNPFAQSRAHHHHLRKLRRHSPSDKTTERVLTVTADSPRLNASGKIVFHGLERSSSSPGNFTGGPRMKHHHGMPRSQSANVRITPVLNVPVSSLRGGGSIPGLSFGQLFTSSSGNNITKNRTKT